In one window of Nesterenkonia sandarakina DNA:
- a CDS encoding alpha-hydroxy acid oxidase has protein sequence MVQRQLPKPRDIAPLMKFKKFDFNASRRRLDAALTIEDLHKIAKRRTPKAAFDYTDGAAEGEFSLTRAREAFQDIEFNPSILRDVSEVDTSCEIFGGRSALPFGIAPTGFTRLMQTEGEIAGATAAGAAGIPFTLSTLGTTSIEAVKEANPDGRNWFQLYVMKDREISYALTERAGKAGFDTLFFTVDTPVAGARLRDKRNGFSIPPQLSLGTVLNAIPRPWWWYDFLTTPPLEFASLSSTGGTVGELLDKAMDPSISFEDLKIIRELFPGKLVVKGVQNVEDAKQLASLGVDGIVLSNHGGRQLDRAPVPFHLLPEVVREVGEDLEVTIDTGIMNGADIVASIALGAKFTLIGRAYLYGLMAGGRAGVDRTIEILADQVQRTMKLLEVPNLAELEPKHVTQLERLVPRAR, from the coding sequence ATGGTTCAGCGTCAACTGCCCAAGCCGCGCGACATCGCGCCGCTGATGAAGTTCAAGAAGTTCGACTTCAACGCCTCCCGTCGCCGGCTCGATGCGGCGCTGACCATCGAGGACCTGCACAAGATCGCCAAGCGGCGCACCCCGAAGGCGGCGTTCGACTACACCGACGGCGCCGCGGAGGGCGAGTTCTCACTCACCCGTGCCCGGGAGGCGTTCCAGGACATCGAGTTCAACCCCTCGATCCTGCGTGATGTCTCCGAGGTGGACACCTCGTGTGAGATCTTCGGCGGGCGCTCCGCGCTGCCCTTCGGGATCGCCCCGACCGGGTTCACCCGGCTGATGCAGACCGAGGGCGAGATCGCCGGGGCGACCGCAGCCGGTGCCGCGGGGATCCCGTTCACCCTCTCCACGCTGGGCACCACCTCCATCGAGGCGGTGAAGGAGGCGAACCCGGACGGGCGCAACTGGTTCCAGCTCTATGTGATGAAGGACCGTGAGATCTCCTATGCGCTCACCGAGCGCGCCGGGAAGGCCGGGTTCGACACCCTGTTCTTCACCGTGGACACCCCGGTCGCCGGGGCACGGCTGCGGGATAAGCGCAACGGGTTCTCGATCCCGCCGCAGCTGAGCCTGGGCACCGTGCTCAACGCGATCCCGCGGCCCTGGTGGTGGTATGACTTCCTGACCACCCCGCCGCTGGAGTTCGCCTCACTCTCCTCCACCGGCGGCACAGTGGGGGAGCTGTTGGACAAGGCGATGGACCCCTCGATCAGCTTCGAGGACCTGAAGATCATCCGGGAGCTGTTCCCCGGCAAGCTGGTGGTCAAGGGAGTGCAGAACGTCGAGGATGCGAAGCAACTCGCCAGCCTCGGGGTGGACGGGATCGTGCTCTCCAACCACGGCGGACGGCAGCTCGACCGCGCCCCGGTCCCATTCCATCTGCTGCCCGAGGTGGTCCGCGAGGTGGGCGAGGACCTCGAGGTGACCATCGACACCGGGATCATGAACGGCGCGGACATCGTGGCCTCGATCGCCCTGGGCGCGAAGTTCACCCTGATCGGGCGGGCGTATCTCTACGGTCTGATGGCTGGCGGCCGGGCCGGGGTGGACCGGACCATCGAAATCCTCGCCGATCAGGTCCAACGCACCATGAAGCTGCTGGAGGTCCCGAACCTCGCCGAGCTTGAGCCCAAGCACGTGACCCAGCTGGAACGGCTCGTCCCCCGCGCCCGCTGA
- a CDS encoding rhamnulokinase has product MHPATNTGAGRAAAPTTTHAAVDLGASSGRVVLGRVGPDTLEFYEAARFSNGVVPMPDGLHWNLAGLYEQALAGLGVAVRETEGELASVAIDSWAVDYGLLTGTDPHRMQLLGTPFHYRDERTAAGVEKVHGRVSFAELYRRNGLQFLPFNTLYQLAQEGLAPHADRLLLVPDLLGYWLTGEQLTEVTNASTTGLLDVHTKEWDTDLMSTLGLSSRIFAPVAAPGTTLGPIRAELKPLLGGCQLPVTLVGSHDTASAIVGTPLSTPDAAYISCGTWGLVGLELDTPVVSDASRAANFTNEGGVDGRTRFLTNVMGTWLLSETLRTWERQEGKSQDLVGLLDAASEVNPAAVVVFDVQDERFVAPGDMPARIGQLCAEQDSPIPAGKAELVRSIVESIAYQFAAALRTAGELADRRVDVVHMVGGGSLNALLCQATADRSGYPVVAGPVEATAIGNLLVQARTAGTLSGSLEDLRELIIRTYSPITYRPQS; this is encoded by the coding sequence ATGCACCCAGCGACGAACACGGGAGCGGGGAGAGCCGCGGCGCCGACGACGACGCACGCCGCCGTCGACCTCGGCGCCTCCTCCGGACGCGTGGTGCTCGGTCGGGTGGGCCCGGACACGCTCGAGTTCTACGAGGCCGCGCGGTTCTCCAATGGCGTGGTCCCTATGCCCGATGGGCTGCACTGGAACCTCGCGGGCCTCTACGAACAGGCACTCGCCGGGCTCGGTGTGGCCGTCCGGGAGACCGAGGGCGAACTCGCCTCTGTGGCCATCGACTCCTGGGCGGTGGACTACGGTCTGCTCACCGGAACCGACCCGCACCGAATGCAGCTGCTGGGCACCCCGTTCCACTATCGGGACGAGCGCACCGCGGCCGGCGTGGAGAAGGTCCACGGCAGAGTCTCCTTCGCTGAGCTCTACCGACGGAACGGACTGCAGTTCCTACCCTTCAACACGCTCTACCAGCTGGCCCAGGAGGGACTGGCGCCGCATGCAGATCGGCTGCTGCTGGTGCCGGACCTCCTGGGCTATTGGCTCACCGGCGAGCAGCTCACCGAGGTCACCAACGCCTCGACCACGGGACTGCTCGACGTGCACACCAAAGAGTGGGACACCGATCTCATGTCCACGCTTGGCCTGTCCTCGCGGATCTTCGCGCCCGTGGCCGCACCGGGCACCACGCTGGGCCCGATCCGCGCCGAGCTGAAGCCGCTGCTCGGCGGGTGCCAGCTGCCGGTCACCCTGGTCGGCTCCCACGACACCGCCAGCGCGATCGTGGGCACCCCGCTCTCCACTCCCGACGCCGCCTATATCTCCTGCGGCACCTGGGGGTTGGTCGGCCTGGAACTGGACACTCCTGTGGTCAGCGACGCCTCCCGCGCGGCGAACTTCACCAATGAGGGCGGAGTCGACGGGCGCACCCGGTTCCTCACCAACGTCATGGGCACCTGGCTGCTTTCCGAGACGCTGCGCACCTGGGAGCGTCAGGAGGGGAAGAGCCAGGATCTGGTCGGCCTGCTCGACGCGGCCTCCGAGGTGAACCCGGCCGCCGTCGTCGTCTTTGATGTCCAGGATGAGCGGTTCGTAGCGCCTGGTGACATGCCGGCCCGGATCGGGCAGCTCTGCGCGGAGCAGGATTCCCCGATCCCGGCGGGCAAGGCGGAGCTGGTGCGCAGCATCGTGGAGTCCATCGCTTACCAGTTCGCCGCGGCGCTGCGGACCGCCGGTGAACTCGCGGACCGGCGGGTCGACGTCGTCCATATGGTCGGTGGAGGGTCGCTGAACGCGCTGCTCTGCCAGGCCACCGCCGATCGCAGTGGATATCCTGTGGTGGCCGGGCCTGTGGAGGCCACTGCCATAGGGAATCTGCTCGTCCAGGCGCGCACCGCGGGGACGCTTTCGGGCAGCCTCGAGGACCTGCGCGAGCTGATCATCCGAACGTATTCTCCCATCACGTACCGTCCACAGTCCTGA
- a CDS encoding bifunctional aldolase/short-chain dehydrogenase, which translates to MNPTVNDLINRSNSLGADPKNTNYAGGNTSAKGTEQDPVTGEEVELLWVKGSGGDLGTLKESGLTTLRLDRMRALQHVYPGVEREDEMVAAFDYCLHGKGGAAPSIDTAMHGLVDAAHVDHLHPDSGIAIATAADGPELTTKIFGEKVVWVPWRRPGFQLGLDIAAIKEANPQAIGCILGGHGITAWGETSEESQQNSLWIIDTAAAYIAEHSSPEPFGPALEGFSALHESERRAKAAALIPTIRSIASADKPQIGHFSDDDAVLEFLAHAEHPRLAEMGTSCPDHFLRTKVKPLVLDLPADASVEDSIARLRELHQTYREGYQAYYDRHASGSSPALRGADPAIVLIPGVGMFSFGKDKQTARVAGEFYLNAINVMRGAEGLSSYAPIEESEKFRIEYWALEEAKLQRMPAPKPLATRIALVTGAASGIGKAIAERLTEEGAVVAIADLNLAKAQEAAAEIGGPDKAVGIAVDVSDEDAVVKAIDETLLAFGGLDIVVNNAGLSLSKSLLETTAKDWDLQHNVMAKGSFLVSKAAAGVLIDQGLGGDVIYISSKNSVFAGPNNIAYSATKADQAHQVRLLAAELGEHQIRVNGINPDGVVQGSGIFASGWGANRAATYGIEEKDLGAFYAQRTILKREVLPRNVANAVFALLGPELSHTTGLHVPVDAGVAAAFLR; encoded by the coding sequence ATGAACCCCACGGTCAACGACCTGATCAACCGGTCCAACAGCCTCGGCGCGGACCCGAAGAACACCAACTACGCCGGCGGCAACACCTCGGCCAAGGGCACCGAGCAGGACCCGGTCACCGGCGAAGAGGTCGAGCTGCTCTGGGTCAAGGGCTCCGGCGGAGACCTCGGCACCCTCAAGGAGTCCGGCCTGACCACCCTGCGGCTGGACCGGATGCGCGCGCTTCAACATGTCTACCCCGGAGTCGAGCGCGAGGATGAGATGGTCGCCGCCTTCGACTACTGCCTGCACGGCAAGGGCGGCGCCGCCCCGAGCATCGACACCGCCATGCATGGTCTGGTGGACGCCGCCCACGTGGATCACCTGCACCCGGACTCCGGGATCGCGATCGCCACCGCCGCTGACGGACCCGAGCTGACCACGAAGATCTTCGGTGAGAAGGTCGTCTGGGTGCCCTGGCGCCGTCCCGGCTTCCAGCTCGGCCTGGACATCGCCGCGATCAAGGAAGCGAACCCGCAGGCCATCGGCTGCATCCTCGGCGGTCACGGCATTACCGCCTGGGGTGAGACCTCGGAGGAGTCCCAGCAGAACTCGCTGTGGATCATCGACACCGCAGCCGCCTACATCGCCGAACACTCCAGCCCGGAGCCCTTCGGTCCCGCACTCGAGGGCTTCTCGGCGCTGCATGAGTCCGAGCGCCGCGCCAAGGCCGCCGCGCTGATCCCGACCATCCGGTCCATCGCCAGTGCGGACAAGCCGCAGATCGGCCACTTCAGCGACGACGACGCCGTGCTCGAGTTCCTCGCCCACGCCGAGCACCCCCGGCTTGCCGAGATGGGCACCTCGTGCCCGGACCACTTCCTGCGCACCAAGGTCAAGCCGCTGGTGCTGGACCTGCCCGCCGATGCCTCGGTGGAGGACTCCATCGCCCGGCTGCGCGAACTGCACCAGACGTACCGCGAGGGCTACCAGGCCTACTACGACCGTCACGCCAGCGGAAGCAGCCCGGCGCTGCGCGGCGCCGACCCGGCGATCGTGCTCATCCCCGGCGTCGGGATGTTCAGCTTCGGCAAGGACAAGCAGACCGCCCGCGTGGCCGGTGAGTTCTACCTGAACGCCATCAACGTGATGCGCGGCGCGGAGGGCCTCTCCAGCTATGCGCCGATTGAGGAGTCGGAGAAGTTCCGCATCGAGTATTGGGCCCTGGAGGAGGCCAAGCTGCAGCGCATGCCGGCGCCGAAGCCGCTGGCCACCCGGATCGCCCTGGTGACCGGGGCCGCTTCCGGCATCGGCAAGGCCATTGCGGAGCGTCTCACCGAGGAGGGCGCCGTCGTCGCCATCGCGGACCTGAACCTTGCCAAGGCCCAGGAGGCCGCCGCCGAGATCGGCGGGCCTGACAAGGCAGTGGGCATCGCCGTGGACGTTTCGGATGAGGATGCCGTGGTCAAGGCCATCGACGAGACCCTGCTGGCCTTCGGCGGCCTGGACATCGTGGTCAACAACGCCGGGCTGAGCCTGTCGAAGTCCCTGCTGGAGACCACCGCCAAGGACTGGGACCTGCAGCACAACGTGATGGCCAAGGGCTCCTTCCTGGTCTCCAAGGCCGCTGCCGGGGTGCTCATCGACCAGGGCCTCGGCGGAGACGTCATCTACATCTCCTCGAAGAACAGCGTCTTCGCGGGCCCGAACAACATCGCCTATTCCGCCACCAAGGCGGATCAGGCGCACCAGGTGCGCTTGCTCGCCGCCGAACTTGGCGAGCACCAGATCCGGGTCAACGGCATCAACCCCGACGGCGTCGTCCAGGGCTCGGGCATCTTCGCCTCCGGCTGGGGTGCCAATCGTGCCGCCACCTACGGCATCGAGGAGAAGGACCTGGGCGCCTTCTATGCCCAGCGCACCATCCTCAAGCGCGAGGTGCTGCCGCGCAACGTGGCCAACGCGGTATTCGCCCTGCTCGGACCCGAGCTCTCGCACACCACCGGACTGCACGTGCCCGTCGACGCCGGCGTGGCTGCCGCGTTCCTGCGCTGA
- the rhaI gene encoding L-rhamnose isomerase, with amino-acid sequence MPTFEQISQQLDHQAIEVPSWAYGNSGTRFKVFGSAGTPRTVQEKIADAAAVHRFTGLAPKVALHIPWDKVDDYAALTAYAAEQGVQIGTINSNTFQDDDYKLGGLTHHDPVIRRKAIDHHLECLQIMDATGSQDLKIWLADGSNYPGQADMRSRQDRLAESLAAIYAELKDDQRLVLEYKIFEPAFYHTDVPDWGTALVQVQALGEKAMVCLDTGHHAPSTNVEFIVAQLLRLGRLGSFDFNSRFYADDDLIVGSADPFQLFRIMFEVVRGGGYAADSGVAFMLDQCHNVEKKIPGQIRSVLNVQEMTSRALMVDTESLAAAQQAGDVLGAHEVFMDAFYTDVRADLAAWRETRGLPASPMRAYAESGYQETIEADRVGGTQLSW; translated from the coding sequence ATGCCTACTTTCGAGCAGATCTCCCAGCAGCTGGACCATCAAGCCATCGAGGTCCCCTCCTGGGCCTATGGCAACTCCGGGACCCGGTTCAAGGTCTTCGGCTCTGCCGGGACCCCGCGGACCGTTCAGGAGAAGATCGCCGACGCGGCGGCGGTGCACCGGTTCACCGGCTTGGCGCCGAAGGTCGCGTTGCACATTCCCTGGGACAAGGTCGATGACTACGCCGCGCTCACCGCCTATGCCGCCGAGCAGGGCGTGCAGATCGGCACCATAAACTCCAACACCTTTCAGGACGACGACTACAAGCTCGGCGGGCTCACCCACCACGACCCGGTGATCCGGCGCAAGGCCATCGACCACCACCTCGAATGTCTGCAGATCATGGACGCCACCGGCTCCCAGGACCTGAAGATCTGGCTGGCCGACGGCTCCAACTACCCCGGGCAGGCCGATATGCGCTCCCGCCAGGACCGGCTCGCAGAGTCCCTGGCCGCCATTTACGCCGAGCTCAAGGACGATCAGCGCCTGGTGCTGGAGTACAAGATCTTCGAACCGGCGTTCTATCACACCGATGTCCCCGACTGGGGCACCGCTCTGGTGCAGGTCCAGGCCCTGGGAGAGAAGGCGATGGTCTGCCTGGACACCGGCCACCATGCCCCCAGCACCAATGTTGAGTTCATCGTGGCCCAGCTGCTGCGACTCGGGCGGCTCGGATCCTTCGACTTCAACTCCCGGTTCTACGCCGACGACGACCTCATCGTCGGCTCGGCCGATCCGTTCCAGCTGTTCCGGATCATGTTCGAAGTGGTCCGCGGCGGAGGCTACGCCGCGGACTCCGGAGTCGCGTTCATGTTGGACCAGTGCCACAACGTGGAGAAGAAGATCCCCGGTCAGATCCGCAGCGTGCTCAATGTCCAGGAGATGACCTCCCGCGCGCTGATGGTCGACACCGAGTCACTCGCCGCCGCTCAGCAGGCCGGTGACGTGCTCGGCGCCCACGAGGTCTTCATGGATGCCTTCTACACCGATGTCCGGGCCGACCTCGCCGCCTGGCGCGAGACCCGCGGACTCCCGGCCTCGCCGATGCGCGCCTACGCCGAGTCGGGATACCAAGAGACGATCGAGGCCGACCGCGTCGGCGGAACCCAGCTCAGCTGGTGA
- a CDS encoding L-rhamnose mutarotase produces the protein MQRVCFQLQVRPERLEEYTARHRAVWPEMLQALKRSGWRNYSLFLRGDGLLIGYMEVDSIAAAQAAMDAEPINAAWQEQMGEFFIDLEGARPDTGFLQLHEVFHLEDQLATVERSAAQTPQNHPTPQNHQTPQN, from the coding sequence ATGCAACGAGTCTGTTTCCAGCTTCAGGTCAGGCCGGAACGCCTGGAGGAATACACCGCTCGGCATCGAGCCGTCTGGCCCGAGATGCTGCAGGCGCTGAAGCGTTCCGGGTGGCGCAATTACTCGCTGTTCCTGCGCGGGGACGGGCTGCTCATCGGGTACATGGAGGTCGATTCCATCGCCGCCGCGCAGGCCGCGATGGACGCCGAGCCGATCAACGCCGCTTGGCAGGAACAGATGGGGGAGTTCTTCATCGACCTCGAAGGGGCCAGGCCGGACACCGGCTTCCTCCAGCTCCATGAGGTCTTCCACCTCGAGGACCAGCTGGCCACCGTCGAGCGGTCCGCCGCCCAGACCCCGCAGAACCACCCGACACCGCAGAACCACCAGACGCCGCAGAACTAG
- a CDS encoding LacI family DNA-binding transcriptional regulator produces MALAQVRDVAARAGVSPATVSNALNHPDKVSQATRERVQVAIADLGYVRNDAARQLRQQQNLAVGMIVLDIGNPFFADVARGAENSLEVFHRPLLLGNSSQSSQRELTQLRLFEEQRVSGLLVTPVGDIIERLQEIRRRGIAVVLVDRDAGADALSSVSTDDVLGGRLATEHLLELGRRRIAVVGGPQRIRQVAHRHQGALAAAQEYDGAQVRLVDTGAMDATAGREASRNLLELPETQRPDAIFATNDLVALGALQELSRAGVRVPEDIALIGYDDIAFTASATVPISSVRQPAEEMGARAAELLVAAIEDPEAPVEHQVFTPSLLARESTLGR; encoded by the coding sequence ATGGCACTGGCTCAGGTACGCGACGTGGCTGCACGAGCCGGAGTCTCCCCCGCGACCGTCTCCAATGCGCTGAATCACCCAGACAAGGTTTCCCAGGCCACGCGGGAGCGCGTTCAGGTGGCCATCGCCGATCTCGGTTATGTGCGCAATGATGCAGCCCGACAGCTGCGTCAGCAGCAGAATCTGGCCGTAGGCATGATCGTGCTCGACATCGGCAACCCCTTTTTCGCAGACGTCGCCCGAGGCGCGGAGAACAGCCTCGAGGTGTTCCACCGACCGCTGCTGCTGGGAAACTCAAGTCAGAGTTCTCAGCGCGAGCTGACCCAGCTGCGGCTTTTCGAAGAACAGCGAGTCTCCGGGCTCCTGGTGACCCCGGTGGGTGACATCATCGAGCGGCTCCAGGAGATCAGGCGGCGCGGGATCGCTGTGGTCCTCGTGGACCGCGACGCGGGCGCCGATGCGCTCTCCTCGGTCTCCACCGACGACGTGCTCGGCGGGCGCCTGGCCACCGAGCACCTGCTCGAGCTGGGACGACGTCGTATCGCCGTGGTCGGCGGTCCGCAACGCATCCGCCAGGTCGCCCACCGACACCAGGGTGCGCTGGCGGCGGCCCAAGAGTACGACGGCGCGCAGGTGCGCCTCGTCGACACCGGAGCCATGGACGCCACCGCCGGCCGCGAGGCGTCCCGGAACCTGCTCGAACTCCCGGAGACACAGCGTCCCGACGCGATCTTCGCCACCAACGACTTGGTCGCCCTGGGTGCCCTGCAGGAGCTCTCCCGCGCCGGGGTTCGGGTGCCCGAGGACATCGCACTCATCGGCTACGACGACATCGCGTTCACCGCATCGGCCACTGTGCCGATCAGCTCCGTGCGGCAGCCCGCTGAGGAGATGGGCGCCCGCGCGGCAGAGCTGCTGGTCGCAGCGATCGAGGATCCCGAGGCGCCCGTGGAGCACCAGGTGTTCACCCCCTCACTGCTGGCCCGAGAGTCCACCCTGGGGCGCTGA
- a CDS encoding L-talarate/galactarate dehydratase, producing MSYTPDAIRHITLSAATLPLAGPISDAKVFTGRQKPMTEVEVLFAEITTEQGFEGVGFSYSKRAGGPAQYAHAKEVAQLTIGEDPSDIAKLYDKLLWAGASVGRSGVATQALAAIDIALYDLKARRAGLPLAKLLGSHRDSVRTYNTSGGFLQASIEEIQHNASASLEAGIGGIKIKVGLPDTREDLRRVTTIREHLGPDVPLMVDANQQWDRATALRMGRRLEEFDLNWIEEPLDAYDVEGHASLTAALDTPIATGEMLASVSEHEKLIAGRACDILQPDAPRIGGITQFLRLATLTHQAGLALAPHFAMEIHLHLAAAYPTEPWVEHFDWLDQLFEQRLEIADGRMLVPARPGLGISLSPRARRLTHATAEFGRS from the coding sequence ATGTCCTACACCCCAGACGCCATCCGGCACATCACCCTCTCCGCCGCCACACTCCCGCTGGCCGGCCCGATCTCCGACGCCAAGGTCTTCACGGGTAGGCAGAAGCCGATGACCGAGGTGGAGGTGCTCTTCGCCGAGATCACCACGGAGCAGGGCTTCGAAGGGGTCGGGTTCTCCTACTCCAAGCGCGCCGGCGGGCCGGCGCAGTACGCCCACGCCAAAGAGGTGGCCCAGCTGACCATTGGCGAGGACCCCAGCGACATCGCCAAGCTGTATGACAAGCTGCTCTGGGCCGGCGCCTCCGTGGGTCGTTCGGGCGTGGCCACCCAGGCGCTGGCGGCGATCGACATCGCCCTCTATGACCTCAAGGCGCGCCGGGCGGGCCTGCCGCTGGCGAAGCTGCTCGGCTCACACCGCGACTCGGTGCGCACCTACAACACCTCCGGCGGCTTCCTTCAGGCCTCCATCGAGGAGATCCAGCACAACGCCTCCGCTTCCCTGGAGGCGGGGATCGGCGGCATCAAGATCAAGGTCGGACTTCCAGACACCCGCGAAGACCTCCGCCGGGTCACCACGATCCGCGAGCACCTCGGCCCCGATGTGCCGCTGATGGTCGACGCCAACCAGCAGTGGGACCGTGCCACAGCGCTGCGCATGGGCCGGCGGCTCGAAGAGTTCGACCTGAACTGGATCGAGGAGCCGCTGGATGCCTACGACGTCGAAGGCCACGCCTCCCTCACCGCCGCCCTGGACACCCCGATCGCCACCGGCGAGATGCTCGCCTCGGTCTCGGAACACGAGAAGCTCATCGCAGGCCGCGCCTGCGACATCCTCCAACCCGATGCCCCGCGCATCGGTGGGATCACCCAGTTCCTGCGGCTGGCAACCCTCACCCATCAGGCGGGCCTCGCCCTGGCACCGCATTTCGCCATGGAGATCCACCTGCACCTCGCCGCGGCCTACCCCACGGAACCCTGGGTGGAGCACTTCGACTGGCTCGACCAGCTCTTCGAGCAGCGACTCGAGATCGCGGATGGCCGGATGCTGGTCCCGGCACGCCCAGGGCTGGGGATCTCGCTGAGCCCCCGCGCCCGGAGGCTGACCCACGCGACCGCCGAGTTCGGCCGATCCTGA
- a CDS encoding FadR/GntR family transcriptional regulator, translated as MNRTENLSAQLRQQILDDTLPIGTKLPSESELISAHGVSRTVVREALTQLRAEGLIHTRRGTGSFVLAAPAETSPTSTPAPRTAQDRALLIEYRMALECEVAALAAVRRTQHQLAALAAALEGFAAAVEHPATAVEQDFAFHRTLAEAAGNPHLIEAVSRLGPTMISMPRTRLEASADRHQLAALEHRAILDAVREADSAAASAAMRLHLTASRRRVLELD; from the coding sequence ATGAACCGCACCGAGAACCTCTCCGCCCAGCTGCGCCAGCAGATCCTCGACGACACGCTGCCGATCGGCACCAAGCTGCCCAGCGAATCGGAGCTGATCAGCGCGCACGGCGTGAGCCGCACCGTGGTTCGTGAGGCGCTGACTCAGCTGCGCGCCGAGGGCCTGATCCACACTCGGCGCGGCACTGGCAGCTTCGTGCTGGCAGCTCCCGCCGAGACCTCGCCCACCTCAACCCCCGCCCCCCGCACAGCACAGGACCGAGCGCTGCTCATCGAATACCGGATGGCCCTCGAATGTGAGGTGGCAGCGCTGGCCGCGGTCCGCCGCACGCAGCACCAGCTCGCCGCGCTGGCGGCGGCACTGGAAGGGTTTGCGGCCGCCGTCGAACATCCCGCCACCGCAGTGGAGCAGGACTTCGCGTTCCATCGCACCCTGGCTGAAGCTGCGGGCAACCCGCACCTGATCGAGGCGGTGAGTCGCCTGGGTCCCACGATGATCTCGATGCCGCGCACCCGCCTGGAGGCCAGTGCCGACCGGCATCAGCTGGCCGCGCTGGAACACCGGGCGATCCTCGACGCCGTCCGCGAGGCCGATTCGGCAGCCGCTTCCGCGGCGATGCGCCTACATCTGACTGCCTCGCGCCGGCGGGTGCTCGAGCTCGACTGA
- a CDS encoding LysR substrate-binding domain-containing protein, whose amino-acid sequence MFTLDQTRSFVAVAEELHFGRAAERLNMTQPPLSRQIQKLEKSVGVQLIERDNRKVALTTAGRAFLADARKLLIAADQAPLTARRIARGRAGVLRIGFTATSALSILGQVLSTAAEHLPQVDIDLREMVTREQLAALNSGGIDLGLARPPIDPDRFESKLVQTESLRLAVPDEHPLTQLDRPVEAADLRETPLIMHSPLKARYFYDLAIRHMPIQHGNVVHTVSQILTMVSLVGAGRGVAFVPESAARLGIAGVTHLELAEQARDVVELHAIWRRNHRNPALTSLLEILGDTPLRSGHRPG is encoded by the coding sequence GTGTTCACCTTGGACCAGACCCGAAGCTTCGTCGCCGTCGCCGAAGAGCTCCATTTCGGGCGAGCCGCAGAGCGCCTCAATATGACTCAGCCGCCGCTGAGCAGACAGATCCAGAAGCTGGAGAAGTCCGTTGGAGTGCAGCTCATCGAGCGCGACAACCGCAAGGTGGCGCTCACCACGGCCGGCAGGGCCTTCCTCGCCGACGCCCGCAAGCTGCTCATCGCGGCCGATCAGGCTCCGCTGACCGCGCGCCGGATCGCTCGTGGACGCGCCGGAGTGCTGCGCATCGGCTTCACGGCGACCTCCGCGCTCAGCATCTTGGGCCAGGTCCTCAGCACCGCCGCCGAACACCTCCCCCAGGTCGACATCGACCTGCGCGAGATGGTCACCCGAGAACAGCTCGCGGCATTGAACAGCGGCGGCATCGACCTGGGCCTGGCACGTCCACCCATCGACCCGGATCGTTTCGAGTCCAAGCTCGTGCAGACCGAATCCCTGCGCCTTGCCGTGCCCGATGAGCATCCCCTGACCCAGCTGGACCGCCCGGTGGAGGCCGCGGACCTCCGGGAGACTCCGCTGATCATGCATTCGCCCCTGAAGGCCCGCTACTTCTACGACCTCGCGATCCGACATATGCCGATCCAGCACGGGAACGTGGTGCACACCGTGAGTCAGATCTTGACCATGGTTTCTCTCGTCGGAGCCGGACGCGGTGTTGCCTTCGTCCCAGAGTCCGCGGCACGACTGGGAATCGCCGGAGTCACTCACCTGGAGCTCGCTGAACAGGCTCGGGACGTCGTGGAGCTGCACGCGATCTGGCGACGCAACCACCGCAACCCAGCATTGACGAGTCTCCTCGAGATCCTCGGGGACACACCGCTGCGCTCGGGACACCGACCAGGCTGA